Sequence from the [Bacteroides] pectinophilus genome:
CAAGGGTTAAGTCTCAGCAGCCGGAATTCAGAGAAGAGAAGAAGGCAAGATATCAGGAGGAGTTCGGTCTGCCTGAGTATGATGCAGATATTATCACGGGAACAAAGCATCTTGCAGATATATTTGAAGAGGCAACCAAGATCTGTGGCAAGCCTAAGAAGGTATCTAACTGGATTATGGGCGAGACAATGAGACTTCTCAAGGAGAAGGAGATGGATCCTGAGGATATCACATTCGCACCTGAGAACCTTGCTAAGATAGTTAATCTTGCCGATGCGGGAACAATCAATAATACGGCTGCTAAGGAAGTGTTTGAAGCTGTATTTAACGACAATGTCGACCCTGATGTTTATGTTGAAGAACATAAGATGAAACAGGTTAATGATGAGGGCGCATTGAGAGAGGCTATTGAGAAGGTTATAGCTGAGAATCCACAGTCTGTTGATGATTACCATAATGGTAAGGAAAAAGCAATTGGATTTCTTGTTGGACAGACTATGAAGGCTATGAAGGGTAAAGCTAATCCTGCAATGGTTAACCAGATATTAAAGGAATTGCTCTAATATATGAAAAATGATTTACTGACTATTGGAAGTTTTACTGTGCATGGATATGGTCTGATGATAGCAATTGGCGTTATTGCTGCTTATATGATGGCGGAATATCGTGCCAAAAAGAAGAATATGGATCCGGATAATGTCTTTTTACTTGTCATATGGGCACTTGTATCAGGATATATCGGTTCTAAGCTTCTGTTTATAATTACTATCCTTCCGGATGTTTTTAAGGATCCTTCAATCCTTAAGAATGTCTGGGAAGGCTGGGTTGTATATGGTGGAATTATTGGCGGCGTAATCGGAATCATGATTATGTGCAGAGTTAAGAAACTGGATTTTTGGCAGTATATAGATCTTACAGCTCCGTCAATGGCACTTGCACAGGGATTCGGACGTATCGGATGTCTGCTGGCGGGCTGTTGTTACGGAAGACCTGCAACGTCAGCGTTTGCAATTACATTTCATAATTCGGCATTTGCACCTAATAATATTGCACTTGTACCTACACAGATAATATCTAGCGGACTTGATTTTGCTAATGCATTCGTGCTTCTCTGGCTTGATCGTAAGAAAAAATGTGATGGACAGATTATGGCATTATATCTGATGTTCTACAGTGCCGGCAGATTTGTGCTTGAGTATTTCAGGGGTGACCTTGAACGCGGAAGCGTTGGAGTGCTGTCAACGTCCCAGTTTATATCGGTATTTACATTTATACTTGGTGTGGTCATATTCGTGGCGAGAACACGTTTATGTGATAAGAATAAGTGATGGAAGGAGGTGAAGGCGGGTGTTTGGATTTGGTAAATCATCTAAGCCAAGGGCAGCAGTATTTGTAGACTATGAGCACTGGTTCTATGGATATCATAATAATTTCCATATGAGACCTAACTTTGAGGAGTGGATTCAGGAACTTAAGAATGAATATGACATTGATGAACTTCATGTGTTTGGAGATTTTTCAGAGCGTCAGATAGGAGCGGAGCTTCCTGAACTTCAGAGAATTACGAATAATAACGTGACTCATACTGCAAGTGATAAGCTTGGTGTGGACAAAGATTTTACGGATGTAATAATACTTGACCATATTTACAGAAGTGCAGCAAAGAAGAAGAGTGCAGATGTATATGTGCTGTTTACAGGGGATGCACATTTTACATGCGTTGTGGATTATTTAAAAGAACTTAATAAAAAAGTAGTTATTTACGGAGTTAAATTCGGCTTCAGCAATGCACTGAAGTCAGCAGCAACAAGTTATGTAGAGATGCCAAGACAGATTCAGGTTAAGAATCATTATAATGACCTGATTCTTGCAAGTCTTGATAAGCTTCGCAGAAAGCCGGGCAAGACACCTTCATACTGGAGAACCATAGACAGCGTTGCCAAGTATAACAGGGTTCCGGAAGACAGGGTTAAGAAGGCGCTTGATGGCCTTATAAGCCAGAAGTACATCAGCCAGACTACAAAAACAGATGCTAGGGGAGAGAAAATTTCACTCCTTACGGTTGACTGGGATAAGCTCAGCCAGGATGGAATATGGCAATAATTATATTGTCTGGGGGTTACTTATATGAGGATAGAAAAAAGAAGAACAAAGAGAATTGATGTTGATGTTACAGTTTCGTTAAGGCAGCTGGGGGATAGCTTTGTATCAGGATATTCATCAGATACGGTGGATGTGCATGTTATTGACATATCAAAAGGTGGAATAGCATTCGAGTCTGATTATGATTTTAAAATTAATTCTTACTATGATACTATAATCACACTTGCCAATAAGGAATCATTTGAGGCGGTGATAGAAGTGCTCCGCAAAGATGTTCACGGAGCGAATAACGTATATGGCTGCAGATTTGTCGGAATTAATGCTGATGACCAATTTAAGATTGATGTGTATCAGCTGCTTCATGACAATGGCGAAGCACAGTAGCAGCGTGGCCGTGAGTGGAAGGAAAACCAGCGGTCTGCAGATATAAAATACTGCCATACAGGATACAAGCAGATGTCCTGTATGGCAGTATTTTATTGTTTTGTTATATATTTTTCTTCAAAGCTCGAAGATGGCATCGGTCTGTCATAATAATAACCCTGTATCTTATCACATCCAAGTTCCATTATGCGCTGCCTTTCACGTTCGGTCTCAATGCCTTCACATATTATGTCGAAACCTATACTCCTGAGTATATTGATGATTCCTGAGAGAAGAATCACTCCTTTGTCATTATCAAGGCACTGCCTTGCAAAACTGCAGTCAAGCTTGATTGTGTCGGCAGGCAGAGTGGCAATAAGACTGAGTGAGGAATATCCGGAGCCAAAGTCATCAACATCAATGGTAAATCCATGCCTGCGTAGTTCTCTTGCTGTATCGTCTATAAAGTCAACAGATTCAATAAAAGTTGTCTCTGTTATCTCAAGCTCTATCAGGCGGGATGGAATATCATACTTCTTCTGGAGGGCAAGTATCTTATCAATAAGCCCGGGCTTTAGAAACTGTATTCTTGATATATTGAGTGAGACGGGTTTTACATTGCCGCCGTTATCAATCCATCTGCGTATGTCAGCAAATGTCTTCTCCATGATTATATCATCAAAATCACCAATGATGCCTGTGCGCTCAAGAACAGGAATGAACTCACCGGGAGATATAATGTTGCCGTCCTTGTCGGCTATGCGTCCTAAAGCTTCTGCACCGATAAATTCGCCGGTAGAGGCTGAACACTTAGGCTGGTAATATACATACACACTGTCACGTTCACGTGCACTCTGGAATTCATGTGTAAGCCTCATTACATTGGATGAATCCTTATATGCGTTGGAATCAAATATGCCGCATGTCACACTCAGGTTACCTTTGAAGCACTTCTTGGCAAAGTGAGCCTTATCACATGCTGAACGTATTCCTTCTGAATTGTCCTCAATGATATAAAGCCCTGTATACACATGAAAATATATATTAGGATAACGCTTCTGGATATATTCAGTAAACTCTGTATTCATGTTTGTTATGATTGCTACTTCTTCATCCTGCGATACATCACCTATAGCAATCAGCGACCTGAACTGATCGGCATAAGGGCGGCTTGCAAGTATGCATCGGGGATTGCCGCTGAAGAACTTCTCAGCCATCTCCTGTATAGTGCGGTTGCCTTCAGCCATTCCGTAAAGGTCATTAATGTATTTGAAATTGCTTAAATCAGTTGCTGTGACAGCATATCTGCAGTCCGGGTTATTCTTTAATATTTTATCAGCCTCGCGCAGGAAAAGGTGCAATGGCAATAGGTTGGTAAGATAATCCCTCTCCATATGAAACCTCCTGATGACACATTAACAGATGTGTCCTGTGATTCTGTATACACGGATTGTACTAAAATCAGTACAATTATCATGTTGTAATGATAGCACATTTTGCT
This genomic interval carries:
- a CDS encoding prolipoprotein diacylglyceryl transferase encodes the protein MKNDLLTIGSFTVHGYGLMIAIGVIAAYMMAEYRAKKKNMDPDNVFLLVIWALVSGYIGSKLLFIITILPDVFKDPSILKNVWEGWVVYGGIIGGVIGIMIMCRVKKLDFWQYIDLTAPSMALAQGFGRIGCLLAGCCYGRPATSAFAITFHNSAFAPNNIALVPTQIISSGLDFANAFVLLWLDRKKKCDGQIMALYLMFYSAGRFVLEYFRGDLERGSVGVLSTSQFISVFTFILGVVIFVARTRLCDKNK
- a CDS encoding NYN domain-containing protein, which encodes MFGFGKSSKPRAAVFVDYEHWFYGYHNNFHMRPNFEEWIQELKNEYDIDELHVFGDFSERQIGAELPELQRITNNNVTHTASDKLGVDKDFTDVIILDHIYRSAAKKKSADVYVLFTGDAHFTCVVDYLKELNKKVVIYGVKFGFSNALKSAATSYVEMPRQIQVKNHYNDLILASLDKLRRKPGKTPSYWRTIDSVAKYNRVPEDRVKKALDGLISQKYISQTTKTDARGEKISLLTVDWDKLSQDGIWQ
- a CDS encoding PilZ domain-containing protein is translated as MRIEKRRTKRIDVDVTVSLRQLGDSFVSGYSSDTVDVHVIDISKGGIAFESDYDFKINSYYDTIITLANKESFEAVIEVLRKDVHGANNVYGCRFVGINADDQFKIDVYQLLHDNGEAQ
- a CDS encoding GGDEF domain-containing phosphodiesterase, with protein sequence MERDYLTNLLPLHLFLREADKILKNNPDCRYAVTATDLSNFKYINDLYGMAEGNRTIQEMAEKFFSGNPRCILASRPYADQFRSLIAIGDVSQDEEVAIITNMNTEFTEYIQKRYPNIYFHVYTGLYIIEDNSEGIRSACDKAHFAKKCFKGNLSVTCGIFDSNAYKDSSNVMRLTHEFQSARERDSVYVYYQPKCSASTGEFIGAEALGRIADKDGNIISPGEFIPVLERTGIIGDFDDIIMEKTFADIRRWIDNGGNVKPVSLNISRIQFLKPGLIDKILALQKKYDIPSRLIELEITETTFIESVDFIDDTARELRRHGFTIDVDDFGSGYSSLSLIATLPADTIKLDCSFARQCLDNDKGVILLSGIINILRSIGFDIICEGIETERERQRIMELGCDKIQGYYYDRPMPSSSFEEKYITKQ